GCAAAAAGGAAGATTGCTTAATGACGTATCTTGTTGTAAAACATAATATTATGAAATCGGTGATTTGGCGGCTAAATGCTAATTGCTTATATTGTAGTCGTTTACAACAAGTCGGAAATATCAGTTACCAGTATGCTTCTTTAAGGCATACAGTGGGGATTTTGAGGCAATCCAGATAATTTTCGCAGCAATTTTGCCTGTGCGCCAGAGACATGAAATTTACTTAAAAAAAGGAAGGTTATTCCTGCCTATATACTATCAGATATCTTAATGGGAGTAGAGAGACAATCATTTATAAGGGGCTGATTATTTATAAATTAATCTGGAGAGTTGAGGTTAAATTCAGATGAAAAACGTGGGGATGCCAGTAAGTAAAAACAAAATAAATTGACACAATCTGACTCTCAGTCAGTTATTGACTCAAAGTATTTCAGGAGATTAAAAATGGGTACATCAGAACGCAAAGAAAGAGAACGTGAGCTCAGGAAAAGGTCAATTCTCACTGCTGCTCACAGGATCTTTATGGAGAAAGGTTTTGATAATACAACAATGGATGACATTGCTGATGCTGTTGAATTAAGTAAAGGAGCAGTATATTTCTATTTTAAATCTAAATCCGAACTCTGCCTCTCAATTCTGCTGGAAAGCCTGAAAGTTATTTCTGCCAGTTTCGATCAGATAAGCGGAGAAGCAATAAAAGGAATAGATAAACTAAAAAAGATCTTCGATGTTTATTATGATTTTCAGGAAGAAAATCCGCAGTTTTTAAATGCGATCATCAATTTCAGGCATCACCGGGCAGATTGTGATCACGAAAGCGAGATACTGCAGGCAACCTTGCAGGAGAATGATAAGATCAATATAATCTTAAAAAACTGTATTGTTAGCGGTAAGGCAGATGGCTCAATTGATAATACACTTAATGAAGAGATGCTGGCTAACTCTCTTTGGGGACAGATAAATGGGTTACTACCAAATATGATCCTTGCCAATAAGGAACATAATGAGATATATCATACGTCTCAGGACCTTTATAAATTTTCCAATTCCTTGATCATAAAAGCGATTCAGAGATAAAATATAGCAGAAGAGAGGTTATATGAGCGGAAAAGATGTAGCACAGGAAACCGTGAACAATTTTGAGATCATGTTCGATCTTTCCTTAACCAAGGACAAGATGATGGATATGATGCCCGGTCTCTTACTATTCCTGGCACGCAGGCCTGAGATGGTAGACTCCGTGCTTAAAACTATGCTTCCAATGATGGAGGGTATGGGTATTGCGGTTAATGATGATCTTTTGATCGAGATGATGCCGGGAGTGGTAAAAGCTGTGGATATGGAACCTGAGTTGGGTGGCAAGGTTTTTCAACGTATGATACCCATGATGCAGGCTTTTGGTTTGAAAATGAATTTCTACATTATGAAAAATGTAATGGGAATGATGATGATGATGATGTTCAAGCATCCGCGGGTAATCCCTTCCATGATGACCGCAATGCCTAAAATGATGTAAGAGAGGCAATTATGAGAGAATCTCAATTAGACTGGCTGCCCGGGTATGATAAAAAATTCGCTGAAGTCACACATGATATGGTCAACGACCTTGAGAAATGCCTGCAATGCGGGAAATGTACTTCACAATGTCCTGCCGCCAAGATATCTTCTTACAATCCAAGGAGAATAATCAGGGATCTTAGGGTAGGAAATATTGAAAAGGTGATCAGTTCACAAGAACTCTGGCTGTGTTTTTTTTGCGGCAGCTGTTATGCTGTTTGTCCACGTGATATTAATTTCCCTTATGCCGTCGCTATGATCCGCTATGCAGCATTAGATAAAGGTTATGGCTGGAGTGAAGTACAAAAAGTGAAAGATCCCTATGCTCAGGATTACTATAAAACCGGATTGAGTGTAAGTCCTCATGAAACAAATTTAGGCGTAAAGAAAGAGGTCGCGAAAAATTCCCACACTGATGGCAGGATGTCTTCCGTGAGAGAAAAAATGGGAATTGCCCCGGAGAGAGAGGTTTCCGAGCAGGCCATAAGTGAGATCAGATTCATAGCTGATGCTACAGGTATGACAGATCTTTTCAAAGATATTGATAAAAAGGAAAATAAAGAAAAACAATGGAATTATGGAAGTCCTGCAGATATGGTAAAGATCAAACGTGCCGGTAACGATAAATTTGAAGATCTTCAAGATAAGGAGGACTAATGCCGCGGCAAGAGATATTAGATAAAATAAAAGTTTCTGAGAAAATGTTCCTTTTCAAACCCTGTGTGGGAAGCAATAAATATCCAGGTATTATTACCTCAGCTGAAGATATATTCCCCAAACTGGACGTTGAGATTGAAACGAGTGAAGATCAAGCATGCTGCGGAGGTTTTTTAACTTTTACAAATGTAGCACAACCGACCAGTACCATGCCGGCTGTAGCAAGAAACCTGGCTCTGGCGGAAGAAAAAGGGCTGGATACTATCACGTTGTGCAACGGCTGTTATACATTCCTTACTGAGTTCGGCCATTTCATGAACGATCGACCTCCTGTGAAAGGAGTTGTTAATGTCATTCTTTCTATGATAGGGCGGGAATTCAAAGGTTCACAGAGCGTATATCATTCCATAGAGATACTATACAAGCTAAAAGATAAGATCAGAGAGCGAACGATAAGACCTTTGGAAGGGATGAAATTTGCTACTCATTACGGCTGTCATTATTTATTTGCCTTTAAAAAGACAGCTATCGACGATCCTTTTATGCCTTCTGTGATTGAAGAACTGGTAAGAGATATGGGTGGTGAGATCGTTGAATATCCTGAAGCTCGCAGTTGCTGCGGAACCGGGTTAACACAGGTTATACTACATAAGGAAGAGATCTCATTACCTCACACTAAAACGAAACTGGATAGTATTCAGTCAGTTAAACCTGATGCTGTTATTGGTGTTTGCCCATATTGTATTGCACAATTAGACAGGATGCAACAGAAATTCAATTATCGAAAGATCGGTAAATATGAGACTCCTGTTATCCATATAACCCAATTGATCGGGCTGGCTCTGGGAATAGAAGAAAAGAGACTTGGCTTCGGTGCTCATGCTATCAGTTTTGATAAATTCATGCAGAAATTCCATAAACTGGAGAAAGCAAGAGGAGAGAAGAATGGCTAGAATAGGTGTATTTATCTGTCATTGCGGTATCAATATCTCCTCTACGGTAGATGTGGAAAAAGTAACTGCGACCGTAAAGGAACTCCCGGATGTAGCTTTCGCTATGGATTATAAATTCATGTGTTCTTCACCCGGACAGAATATGATCCGGAATGCGATAAGAGAGCACGAGCTTAACAGGATCGTGGTTGCTTCGTGTTCACCCAGCATGCATCTTCCTACCTTCCAGAAAGCTTTATTGAACGAGCAGATGAATCCTTATCTCATTTCAATGGCTAATATACGTGAACAATGCAGCTGGGTTACCAAAGATCGAGAGGCAGCAACCCAGAAAGCATTAGACCTGGTCACCCGTCAGATCAAACGGGTTTCCCACCAGGATGAATTATTTGATATTGATGTTGAATTGCACAAAACCGCCCTTGTAATTGGTGGTGGTATTGCCGGAATACAGGCTGCTCTTGATATTGCTGATGGTGACAGAAAGGTGATCCTGGTAGAGAAGAGCCCTTCACTGGGTGGGAAAATGGCTCAACTGGATGAAACATTCCCGACCCTGGACTGCAGTCAGTGCATTCTTACACCGAAAATGGTCGAAGTTGCCCAGCATCCCAATATCCGGATCATGGTTAATTCCACTATAGGTAAGGTTGATGGTTTTGTGGGGAATTTTAAGGTAACAATCAACCGTAAAGCTACTTATGTAGATGAAGATAAATGTATCGGATGCGGAGTATGTCAAAGTAAATGCCCTTCCGAAGTTGCTCCAAATGAATTCAATGCCGGACTGGAGAAAAGGCCTTCGATCTATATTCCCTTTCCGCAGGCAGTTCCGGCTGTTCCAATAATTGATCCTGAAAATTGTCTGAAACTAACTAAAGGGACATGCGGTATTTGTGAGAAAGTATGCCCTGCTGAGGCGATTAGATATGATGATGAACCGAAGGAAATAGAAGTAGAAGTGGGAGCAATTATTGCTGCGATCGGTTATCGGGAAATGAATCCCAGTGTCTATACAGAATACGGCGGTAACAGATATCCTGATGTGATCACAGGCCTGCAGTTTGAAAGACTGGTATCTTCCACAGGACCCACCGGTGGCGAGTTGATTCGTTTAAGTGACGGTAAGGTTCCCAGACGAATAGTATTTGTGAAATGCGTAGGCAGCCGTGATGAAGATAAAGGGCACACATACTGCAGCGGTATCTGCTGTATGTATACAGCTAAACATGCTATGCTTTATAAACATCACGTACCAGATGGAGACGCTTATGTATGCTATATTGATATAAGGTCTCCAGGTAAAAGTTATGATGAATTTGTCCGAAGAGCGATCGAAGAAGATGATGTACGTTATCTTCGTGGAAGAGCAGGTAGGATCATGAAGTTAAAAAATGGTCAATACCGGGTTTACACAGAAGATACTCTGATAGGCAGACCTGTAGCCATTGATGCGGATATGGTTGTTCTGGCAAGTGCGGTTGAACCTCAAGGTGATGCGATCAAATTAGCCCAGATACTGGGAATAAGTTACGATAAGGACGGATTTTTCAATGAAGCTCATCCTAAACTTAAACCGGTTGAAACAGCTACTGCCGGCATTTTCCTGGCGGGAGCATGCCAAGGTCCTAAAGACATTCCTGCCAGTGTTCAGCAAGGAAGTGCAGCTGCTGCAAAAGTGCTTTCCCTGTTTGCCAGGGATACTCTTAAGAAATCAGCCAGGATCGCGATGGTCGATCCTTCCGCCTGCACCGGTTGTCTAACCTGTGCCTACGTTTGTCATTATTCAGCGATTGAAGAAGCGGATTTCGGCAGAAGAAAGGTTTCTAAGGTCATATCAGGTAAATGT
The DNA window shown above is from Candidatus Stygibacter australis and carries:
- a CDS encoding TetR/AcrR family transcriptional regulator — protein: MGTSERKERERELRKRSILTAAHRIFMEKGFDNTTMDDIADAVELSKGAVYFYFKSKSELCLSILLESLKVISASFDQISGEAIKGIDKLKKIFDVYYDFQEENPQFLNAIINFRHHRADCDHESEILQATLQENDKINIILKNCIVSGKADGSIDNTLNEEMLANSLWGQINGLLPNMILANKEHNEIYHTSQDLYKFSNSLIIKAIQR
- a CDS encoding 4Fe-4S dicluster domain-containing protein — its product is MRESQLDWLPGYDKKFAEVTHDMVNDLEKCLQCGKCTSQCPAAKISSYNPRRIIRDLRVGNIEKVISSQELWLCFFCGSCYAVCPRDINFPYAVAMIRYAALDKGYGWSEVQKVKDPYAQDYYKTGLSVSPHETNLGVKKEVAKNSHTDGRMSSVREKMGIAPEREVSEQAISEIRFIADATGMTDLFKDIDKKENKEKQWNYGSPADMVKIKRAGNDKFEDLQDKED
- a CDS encoding CoB--CoM heterodisulfide reductase iron-sulfur subunit B family protein, producing MPRQEILDKIKVSEKMFLFKPCVGSNKYPGIITSAEDIFPKLDVEIETSEDQACCGGFLTFTNVAQPTSTMPAVARNLALAEEKGLDTITLCNGCYTFLTEFGHFMNDRPPVKGVVNVILSMIGREFKGSQSVYHSIEILYKLKDKIRERTIRPLEGMKFATHYGCHYLFAFKKTAIDDPFMPSVIEELVRDMGGEIVEYPEARSCCGTGLTQVILHKEEISLPHTKTKLDSIQSVKPDAVIGVCPYCIAQLDRMQQKFNYRKIGKYETPVIHITQLIGLALGIEEKRLGFGAHAISFDKFMQKFHKLEKARGEKNG
- a CDS encoding CoB--CoM heterodisulfide reductase iron-sulfur subunit A family protein; the protein is MARIGVFICHCGINISSTVDVEKVTATVKELPDVAFAMDYKFMCSSPGQNMIRNAIREHELNRIVVASCSPSMHLPTFQKALLNEQMNPYLISMANIREQCSWVTKDREAATQKALDLVTRQIKRVSHQDELFDIDVELHKTALVIGGGIAGIQAALDIADGDRKVILVEKSPSLGGKMAQLDETFPTLDCSQCILTPKMVEVAQHPNIRIMVNSTIGKVDGFVGNFKVTINRKATYVDEDKCIGCGVCQSKCPSEVAPNEFNAGLEKRPSIYIPFPQAVPAVPIIDPENCLKLTKGTCGICEKVCPAEAIRYDDEPKEIEVEVGAIIAAIGYREMNPSVYTEYGGNRYPDVITGLQFERLVSSTGPTGGELIRLSDGKVPRRIVFVKCVGSRDEDKGHTYCSGICCMYTAKHAMLYKHHVPDGDAYVCYIDIRSPGKSYDEFVRRAIEEDDVRYLRGRAGRIMKLKNGQYRVYTEDTLIGRPVAIDADMVVLASAVEPQGDAIKLAQILGISYDKDGFFNEAHPKLKPVETATAGIFLAGACQGPKDIPASVQQGSAAAAKVLSLFARDTLKKSARIAMVDPSACTGCLTCAYVCHYSAIEEADFGRRKVSKVISGKCQGCGACVATCKGSAITLAGFSDDELFEEIVL